In Magnolia sinica isolate HGM2019 chromosome 12, MsV1, whole genome shotgun sequence, a single genomic region encodes these proteins:
- the LOC131220832 gene encoding uncharacterized protein LOC131220832 yields MEGHDASKYSRGVARARPLVGESADMKLAQKMMSEMLVIVIVVAAVGIVTGLPVGLPYHEFLSTAYAAANFTIFTLGMGLLVLFILFPQVPLSVFVAKKLVGVAAGLDQLSLSLKSKFITMRAAGARPSVGEAQNGMFMVPFLVIMAAAIGIVSDLPVGFPHHETLSIAYAVANFITFTLGMAFLFLYILFPQVPVSFVVAAGTPPWDAPPWDGELVDVKPVQKRMFKVSFLAITIASIVIVADLPVNLPHHELLSIVYTLAIFATFAFSVVLILLSILFPPLPILVVVAKKLIWVALGLVYLSLGLGMAIHAIS; encoded by the coding sequence ATGGAGGGTCATGATGCAAGCAAGTACAGCAGGGGGGTTGCTAGGGCCCGTCCATTGGTTGGAGAATCAGCAGACATGAAGCTGGCCCAGAAGATGATGTCTGAGATGTTGGTAATTGTTATTGTGGTTGCTGCGGTTGGGATTGTCACAGGTCTCCCTGTCGGCCTCCCTTACCATGAATTCCTCTCCACTGCTTATGCTGCGGCAAATTTCACCATTTTCACATTGGGGATGGGACTTCTTGTGCTCTTCATCCTATTTCCTCAGGTGCCTTTATCAGTCTTTGTAGCAAAGAAGTTAGTTGGTGTGGCTGCTGGACTGGATCAACTTTCACTCAGCCTTAAGAGCAAGTTCATCACCATGAGGGCTGCTGGGGCCCGTCCATCGGTTGGAGAGGCCCAGAACGGGATGTTCATGGTGCCATTCCTTGTTATTATGGCTGCTGCTATTGGGATTGTTTCAGATCTCCCTGTTGGCTTCCCTCACCATGAAACCCTCTCCATTGCTTATGCTGTAGCCAATTTCATCACTTTCACATTGGGGATGGCCTTTCTTTTCCTCTACATTCTATTTCCACAGGTGCCCGTATCATTCGTTGTGGCTGCGGGGACCCCTCCATGGGATGCTCCTCCATGGGATGGAGAATTAGTAGATGTGAAGCCGGTCCAGAAGAGGATGTTCAAGGTCTCTTTCCTTGCTATTACCATCGCTTCCATTGTGATTGTTGCAGATCTCCCTGTCAACCTCCCTCACCACGAACTCCTCTCAATTGTCTACACTTTAGCAATTTTCGCCACTTTTGCATTCAGTGTGGTGCTGATTTTGCTCTCCATCCTATTTCCGCCATTGCCCATATTGGTTGTCGTGGCAAAGAAGCTGATTTGGGTAGCTCTTGGACTGGTTTACCTTTCGCTCGGCCTTGGAATGGCTATCCATGCCATTTCTTGA